From the Primulina tabacum isolate GXHZ01 chromosome 3, ASM2559414v2, whole genome shotgun sequence genome, one window contains:
- the LOC142539906 gene encoding putative pectin methylesterase CGR3 isoform X1, whose translation MHSFYRYKTMSRRPNTSRRPTASGDIPFMGAFHPKSRPSPLLSIGLLIVGALLIVGYIFKGSGGSADIASLSRLDGGISCTLEVTRLIPFLKKAYGDSMHKVLHVGPETCSVVSQLLKEEDAEAWGVEPYELDDPDGSCTRLMHKGIVRVADIKFPLPYRPKSFSLVIVSDALDYLSPKYLNKTVPELARVASDGLVILSGYPGQQRVKVAELSKFGRPAKLRSSSWWIRLFIQTSLEENETATKKFQQAAAKKSLMSSCQIFHLKPLH comes from the exons ATGCATA GTTTTTACAGGTATAAAACGATGTCTAGAAGGCCTAATACTTCACGTCGTCCCACAGCGAGTGGAGACATTCCTTTCATGGGCGCATTTCATCCCAAATCCCGCCCATCTCCTTTGTTATCCATCGGACTTCTCATTGTG GGAGCATTACTCATTGTTGGTTATATCTTCAAAGGCTCAG GTGGCAGCGCTGACATAGCTTCTTTAAGTCGACTTGATG GTGGTATTTCATGTACACTAGAAGTTACAAGATTGATACCTTTTCTTAAGAAAGCATACGGTGATAGCATGCACAAAGTGTTGCATGTGGGCCCTGAGACATGCTCAGTAGTCTCTCAACTATTAAAAGAAGAGGATGCAGAAGCTTGGGGTGTTGAGCCATATGAGTTGGACGATCCCGATGGAAGCTGCACGCGTCTGATGCACAAAGGCATCGTTCGTGTGGCTGATATCAAGTTTCCTCTTCCCTACAGGCCGAAGTCATTTTCACTTGTCATAGTGTCAGATGCGTTGGATTACTTGTCACCCAAATACCTTAACAAGACTGTTCCAGAGTTAGCAAGGGTTGCTTCTGACGGTTTAGTTATATTATCTG GATACCCAGGTCAGCAGAGAGTTAAAGTGGCAGAGCTATCCAAGTTTGGTCGCCCG GCCAAATTGCGAAGCTCGTCTTGGTGGATACGGTTGTTCATTCAGACCAGTTTAGAGGAGAATGAAACTGCTACTAAGAAGTTTCAGCAGGCAGCAGCCAAGAAATCTCTCATGTCTTCTTGCCAAATTTTTCACCTAAAACCATTGCATTGA
- the LOC142539906 gene encoding putative pectin methylesterase CGR3 isoform X2 — translation MSRRPNTSRRPTASGDIPFMGAFHPKSRPSPLLSIGLLIVGALLIVGYIFKGSGGSADIASLSRLDGGISCTLEVTRLIPFLKKAYGDSMHKVLHVGPETCSVVSQLLKEEDAEAWGVEPYELDDPDGSCTRLMHKGIVRVADIKFPLPYRPKSFSLVIVSDALDYLSPKYLNKTVPELARVASDGLVILSGYPGQQRVKVAELSKFGRPAKLRSSSWWIRLFIQTSLEENETATKKFQQAAAKKSLMSSCQIFHLKPLH, via the exons ATGTCTAGAAGGCCTAATACTTCACGTCGTCCCACAGCGAGTGGAGACATTCCTTTCATGGGCGCATTTCATCCCAAATCCCGCCCATCTCCTTTGTTATCCATCGGACTTCTCATTGTG GGAGCATTACTCATTGTTGGTTATATCTTCAAAGGCTCAG GTGGCAGCGCTGACATAGCTTCTTTAAGTCGACTTGATG GTGGTATTTCATGTACACTAGAAGTTACAAGATTGATACCTTTTCTTAAGAAAGCATACGGTGATAGCATGCACAAAGTGTTGCATGTGGGCCCTGAGACATGCTCAGTAGTCTCTCAACTATTAAAAGAAGAGGATGCAGAAGCTTGGGGTGTTGAGCCATATGAGTTGGACGATCCCGATGGAAGCTGCACGCGTCTGATGCACAAAGGCATCGTTCGTGTGGCTGATATCAAGTTTCCTCTTCCCTACAGGCCGAAGTCATTTTCACTTGTCATAGTGTCAGATGCGTTGGATTACTTGTCACCCAAATACCTTAACAAGACTGTTCCAGAGTTAGCAAGGGTTGCTTCTGACGGTTTAGTTATATTATCTG GATACCCAGGTCAGCAGAGAGTTAAAGTGGCAGAGCTATCCAAGTTTGGTCGCCCG GCCAAATTGCGAAGCTCGTCTTGGTGGATACGGTTGTTCATTCAGACCAGTTTAGAGGAGAATGAAACTGCTACTAAGAAGTTTCAGCAGGCAGCAGCCAAGAAATCTCTCATGTCTTCTTGCCAAATTTTTCACCTAAAACCATTGCATTGA
- the LOC142539909 gene encoding LOW QUALITY PROTEIN: malate dehydrogenase, glyoxysomal-like (The sequence of the model RefSeq protein was modified relative to this genomic sequence to represent the inferred CDS: inserted 2 bases in 2 codons), whose amino-acid sequence MEFNQRIARSSAHLQPSNLQMGENPILRQADCRAKGGAPGFKVAXLGAAGGXGQPLAMLMKMNPLVSVLHLYDVVNSPGVTADISHMDTGAVVRGFLGQQQLENALMGVDLVIIPAGVPRNPGMTRDDLFKINAGIVKTLYEGIAKCCPNAVVNLISNPVNSTVPIAAEVFKKAGTYDPKKLLGVTMLDVVRANTFVAEVLGFDPREVSVPVVGGHAGVTILPLLSQIVNETIPALLKLKEAGKIRFIWYNRASNGNFHSCSG is encoded by the exons ATGGAATTCAACCAGCGTATTGCAAGGAGTTCTGCTCATCTCCAGCCTTCAAATCTCCAG ATGGGGGAGAATCCCATTTTGAGGCAGGCTGATTGCAGGGCAAAAGGCGGAGCTCCTGGGTTCAAAGTGG AATTAGGTGCCGCTGGAG TTGGCCAACCTCTTGCGATGTTGATGAAAATGAATCCTTTGGTTTCAGTGCTTCATCTTTATGACGTTGTTAATTCCCCTGGTGTCACTGCTGATATCAGTCATATGGACACTGGAGCTGTT GTGCGGGGTTTTCTTGGGCAGCAGCAACTTGAGAATGCACTTATGGGAGTCGACCTTGTAATAATTCCTGCTGGGGTTCCAAGGAATCCAGGAATGACTAGAGATGACCTTTTCAAAATTAATGCAGGGATTGTCAAAACCTTATATGAAGGCATTGCAAAGTGTTGCCCAAATGCTGTTGTCAATTTGATCAGTAATCCAGTGAACTCTACAGTTCCTATTGCAGCCGAGGTTTTCAAGAAAGCAGGTACCTATGACCCGAAAAAGCTTCTGGGAGTTACCATGCTTGATGTTGTGAGAGCCAATACTTTTGTG GCTGAAGTTCTGGGATTTGATCCAAGAGAGGTTAGTGTTCCTGTGGTTGGCGGCCATGCAGGAGTGACAATTTTGCCACTTCTCTCGCAG ATTGTGAATGAGACAATTCCCGCActtcttaaattaaaagaagCAGGAAAGATCCGATTCATCTGGTATAACAGGGCTTCCAATGGGAATTTTCACTCATGTTCTGGATAG
- the LOC142539905 gene encoding protein trichome birefringence-like 13, translated as MATRDHHSKKYASNSSLSSRLLITLLCIASLCLCFSLFWKDAESPPLTAYSTVLDKRNSNCNYSNGRWIYDPAVPLRYDHTCKEIFKGWNCIASKKSNAIDILKWRWKPYQCDLPLFDPLRFLIDFRGTNIGFIGDSLNRNMFVALFCNLKRVSGEVKKWRPVGADRGFTFLEYNLTIAYHRTNLLARYGSWAASNSGGMLESLGFKVGYRVDADLPEGTWAEAPSFHDILIFNTGHWWWAPSKFDPVKSPMLFFEKGLPVIPPVPPHVGLDIVLRHMLSYVEKQARPNAILFFRTQSPRHFEGGDWDQGGSCSRSQPLLPQEVEKLFSIESNGTNVETRLVNKHLHKALEGFRFQVLDITRISEFRADAHPSTAGGKKHDDCMHWCLPGLTDTWNDLFITHLNTIRLRN; from the exons ATGGCCACGAGAGACCATCACTCGAAAAAATACGCGTCGAATTCCTCCCTCTCATCTCGTCTCCTCATCACTCTCTTATGCATCGCCTCTCTCTGCCTGTGCTTCTCTCTATTCTGGAAAGACGCCGAGTCGCCGCCTTTAACCGCTTACTCTACGGTGCTGGACAAGAGAAACAGCAACTGCAACTACTCGAATGGACGGTGGATCTACGATCCGGCTGTACCGCTTCGGTACGATCACACGTGCAAAGAGATATTCAAAGGTTGGAATTGTATTGCCAGTAAAAAATCTAATGCCATTGATATTCTCAAGTGGCGCTGGAAACCATACCAGTGTGATCTCCCGCTGTTCGATCCTCTTCGATTCCTCATTGACTTCCGAGGCACCAATATAG GATTCATTGGGGACTCATTGAATCGAAACATGTTTGTAGCACTTTTCTGCAATTTAAAAAGGGTATCTGGTGAGGTAAAAAAATGGCGTCCTGTTGGAGCTGACCGGGGTTTCACTTTCCTTGAATACAACCTGACCATTGCCTATCATCGGACAAATCTCCTGGCCCGTTATGGTAG TTGGGCAGCCAGCAATAGTGGTGGCATGCTGGAGTCACTTGGTTTTAAGGTAGGTTATAGAGTTGATGCAGATCTACCCGAAGGAACGTGGGCTGAAGCTCCAAGTTTCCATGACATACTTATCTTTAACACTGGACACTG GTGGTGGGCGCCTTCAAAGTTTGACCCAGTAAAATCACCTATGCTTTTCTTTGAAAAGGGTTTGCCCGTGATTCCTCCCGTCCCACCTCATGTTGGCCTTGATATAGTCTTAAGGCACATG CTATCATATGTGGAGAAACAAGCGCGTCCAAATGCAATACTTTTCTTCAGAACACAATCACCGCGACATTTTGAAGGAGGTGATTGGGATCAAGGTGGTTCATGTTCACGTTCACAACCTCTGTTACCACAAGAA GTTGAAAAACTTTTCTCTATAGAATCTAATGGAACGAATGTGGAGACACGACTTGTAAACAAGCATCTGCACAAAGCCCTCGAAGGCTTTCGTTTCCAGGTGCTGGACATAACACGTATAAGTGAATTTAGAGCTGACGCCCATCCATCAACAGCGGGTGGGAAAAAACACGATGATTGCATGCATTGGTGCTTACCAGGACTTACGGATACGTGGAACGACTTGTTTATTACTCATTTAAACACCATTAGACTCCGGAATTGA
- the LOC142539907 gene encoding uncharacterized protein LOC142539907 yields MAEIEETFSKLLSSSSSCSWKDREMADEAGGRDEEFYEKLEAPKFVDFTVPDHFHPDDRYWFCLRVGCDQKHEEEMDHEAIYKNFILRVMAARSPNARLRKKALGNSSRTPIKCPMSAPPKSSKPRLAIISSISQKMDGEMRRIMKPPSKPGVTPMAKVKQIASKYLTTPRNKTKLSNPKSFRSVQNAKPGNIEVPKSRMVAKALVFHSPKKNIKVKPLTKLCEQMNKLEITDQRKQHLLGYSSKSSSNWETDASRKKGVLHSQTCDTIEAKSAGSNRSKSKGKLPDKQVSKKLWLDDPIDSSKSNESDVAKNLQAAEVVKEFEIHESMQEEGCASSVMPPLLYNTDSALTDDSNGEGRCVHLEGSDSASFQATNREDNDIYDGNELNETSRTNSDSHVESFRQTIEIDSSERGRDEDELMDCDDKENVAGADENRHDNNTNQNGRKIFGMHDKCGGVKKVAQAKDKNLKEGLILSGALAPGRKFKKPKPTNPKPFKLRTDERGILKEATLERRATLMASQNESSNPKLQMKQGSDNQRGRSTTTIKQQNHHYSAYQEPKQMSSPLKSNSTQRLEKFRKIASPVQPQGRLTSTRKEVLTSFLIPGQKLEVIHENSPKHSELRRVGKETRNNISSPTVDSLSRSTPCRRRPVTAVQPNFHGTNTPRSGCARKL; encoded by the exons ATGGCGGAAATTGAAGAAACTTTCAGTAAATTGTTATCATCATCGTCATCTTGTTCATGGAAAGATCGAGAGATGGCCGACGAAGCTGGAGGAAGGGACGAGGAGTTTTACGAGAAATTGGAGGCGCCGAAGTTCGTTGATTTCACTGTCCCAGATCATTTCCACCCAGACGACCGATACTGGTTTTGCCTCCGTGTTG GATGTGACCAAAAACACGAGGAGGAAATGGATCACGAAGCAATCTACAAGAACTTTATCCTCAGG GTAATGGCAGCTAGAAGTCCAAATGCAAGGCTTAGGAAAAAAGCTCTTGGAAATTCTTCAAG AACACCCATAAAATGCCCTATGTCAGCTCCCCCTAAATCTTCCAAACCAAGATTAGCAATAATCTCTTCTATTTCTCAGAAGATGGATGGTGAAATGAGAAGGATCATGAAGCCTCCCTCGAAGCCTGGAGTTACACCAATGGCTAAGGTTAAGCAGATCGCTTCTAAGTATCTTACGACTCCAAGGAACAAAACCAAATTATCGAATCCAAAATCATTTCGAAGTGTTCAGAATGCAAAACCAGGAAATATTGAAGTGCCAAAAAGTAGAATGGTAGCAAAGGCTTTGGTTTTTCACTCTCCCAAAAAAAACATCAAGGTCAAACCCTTAACAAAGTTATGCGAACAGATGAACAAACTCGAGATAACAGATCAGAGAAAGCAACATTTACTGGGATATTCAAGTAAATCATCCAGTAATTGGGAAACTGATGCTTCCAGAAAGAAAGGTGTGCTTCATTCTCAAACTTGTGATACAATCGAAGCTAAATCAGCTGGATCGAACAGAAGTAAGAGTAAAGGAAAACTGCCAGATAAACAAGTCTCCAAGAAATTGTGGCTAGATGATCCTATAGACAGTTCAAAATCGAACGAAAGCGATGTTGCTAAAAATTTACAGGCGGCAGAAGTGGTGAAAGAGTTTGAAATTCACGAATCTATGCAAGAAGAAGGCTGTGCATCTTCAGTTATGCCACCATTGCTGTACAATACAGATTCGGCCTTAACAGATGACTCCAATGGAGAAGGGAGGTGTGTGCATCTGGAAGGAAGTGATAGTGCAAGTTTTCAAGCCACAAACAGAGAGGATAATGATATCTATGATGGAAATGAACTAAATGAAACTTCAAGAACTAACTCAGATAGTCATGTAGAATCTTTTAGACAGACAATTGAGATTGATTCTTCTGAAAGAGGGAGAGATGAGGATGAACTTATGGACTGtgatgacaaagaaaatgttgcGGGTGCTGATGAGAACAG GCATGATAATAATACAAACCAAAACGGAAGAAAAATCTTTGGCATGCATGACAAATGTGGTGGCGTAAAAAAG GTTGCTCAAGCAAAAGATAAGAATCTGAAAGAGGGTTTGATTTTATCTGGTGCTCTTGCTCCTGGACGGAAATTCAAGAAACCAAAGCCCACTAATCCTAAACCTTTTAAACTAAGAACAGAT GAGAGGGGAATTCTTAAAGAAGCTACATTGGAGAGAAGAGCCACTCTCATGGCATCTCAAAATGAAAGTTCAAATCCAAAGTTGCAGATGAAGCAAGGGAGTGATAATCAA AGAGGGAGGTCAACAACAACAATAAAACAACAGAACCATCATTATTCGGCATACCAAGAACCAAAACAGATGAGTTCACCTCTCAAAAGTAACTCAACTCAAAGATTGGAGAAGTTCAGAAAAATTGCATCTCCTGTTCAGCCTCAAGG GAGGCTCACTTCGACAAGGAAAGAAGTATTGACTTCTTTCTTGATTCCTGGTCAAAAACTTGAAGTGATACACGAAAATTCACCCAAGCATTCAGAACTAAGAAGGGTTGGGAAAGAAACTAGGAACAACATTTCTTCCCCCACTGTTGATTCCTTGTCGCGATCTACGCCCTGTAGAAGGAGGCCTGTGACTGCTGTGCAGCCAAACTTTCATGGCACCAATACACCAAGGAGTGGTTGCGCCAGGAAACTCTAA